A genomic segment from Lates calcarifer isolate ASB-BC8 linkage group LG13, TLL_Latcal_v3, whole genome shotgun sequence encodes:
- the LOC108887160 gene encoding C-C motif chemokine 8 translates to MASRVAALFLLVVVCTGFAAAEIAVDCCLSTTVKLFPLIRIESYIIQEAGNGCEISATAFHTKGGRIVCVVHPEDPRTEAKWVKSHINYLNSKKAAQ, encoded by the exons ATGGCCTCTCGAGTTGCAGCTCTGTTCTTGCTGGTTGTCGTCTGCACTGGGTTTGCAGCAG CTGAGATTGCAGTGGACTGCTGTCTGAGCACCACTGTCAAGCTTTTTCCACTGATCAGGATTGAAAGCTACATCATTCAGGAGGCCGGGAACGGTTGTGAGATCAGCGCTACTGC TTTCCATACAAAGGGTGGCAGAATTGTCTGTGTCGTCCATCCTGAGGATCCAAGGACAGAAGCCAAATGGGTGAAATCCCACATTAACTATTTGAATAGCAAGAAAGCAGCACAGTGA